From the Catenulispora sp. GP43 genome, one window contains:
- the shc gene encoding squalene--hopene cyclase, translating to MTDLIAADLTTTGSADPSGAAAALKAAADHLLGLQDAAGWWKGELETNVTMDAEDLLLRQFLGIRTDEVTREAGDWIRSQQRADGTWANFFDGPADLSTTIEAYAALKMAGDSPDAEHMIAARAHILEAGGIEASRVFTRIWLALFGEWQWSDLPVMPPELIYLPKWFPLNVYDWACWARQTVVPLTIVNALRPVRPLGFDLKELRTGRPVPAKRGFFSALDRALHVYERRPSRSVRDAALRRSADWIIARQEADGSWGGIQPPWVYSLMALNLLGYGVDHPVMRKGIEGLDRFTIRDERGRRLEACQSPVWDTVLAMTALRDADLPEDHPALVRAADWVLGEEITNPGDWSVRRPRVAPGGWAFEFDNDGYPDVDDTAEVLIALNRVAHPDAPAAIRRGVEWLEGMASKDGGYGAFDADNTRTLALKLPFCDFGAVIDPPTADVTAHTLEAYAALGRAGSPASRRALDWLVRAQESDGSWFGRWGANHVYGTGAAVPAMVAAGVDPQDEMVRRAVRWLEEHQNDDGGWGEDLRSYRDKRWIGRGVSTASQTAWALLALLAAGEERGTAAEHGVRFLVRTQRPDGTWDEDHYTGTGFPGDFYLNYHLYRLVFPINALGRYVRALGALT from the coding sequence GTGACCGACCTCATCGCCGCCGACCTCACCACGACCGGGTCCGCTGACCCCTCCGGAGCGGCCGCCGCGCTCAAGGCGGCCGCCGACCACCTGCTCGGCCTGCAGGACGCCGCGGGCTGGTGGAAGGGCGAGCTCGAGACGAACGTCACCATGGACGCCGAAGACCTGCTGCTGCGCCAGTTCCTGGGCATCCGCACCGACGAGGTGACCCGCGAGGCCGGCGACTGGATCCGCTCCCAGCAGCGCGCCGACGGCACCTGGGCGAACTTCTTCGACGGCCCGGCCGACCTGTCCACGACCATCGAGGCCTACGCCGCCCTGAAGATGGCCGGCGACTCCCCGGACGCCGAGCACATGATCGCCGCCCGTGCACACATCCTGGAAGCCGGCGGCATCGAGGCCAGCCGGGTCTTCACCCGCATCTGGCTCGCGCTGTTCGGCGAATGGCAGTGGTCGGACCTGCCGGTGATGCCGCCGGAGCTGATCTACCTGCCGAAGTGGTTCCCGCTCAACGTCTACGACTGGGCCTGCTGGGCCCGGCAGACCGTGGTGCCGCTGACCATCGTCAACGCCCTGCGGCCGGTCCGGCCGCTCGGCTTCGACCTCAAAGAGCTGCGGACCGGCCGGCCCGTCCCGGCCAAGCGCGGCTTCTTCAGCGCGCTCGACCGCGCTTTGCACGTCTATGAGCGGCGGCCGTCGCGGTCTGTGCGGGACGCGGCGCTGCGCCGCTCCGCCGACTGGATCATCGCGCGCCAGGAGGCTGACGGTTCCTGGGGCGGGATCCAGCCGCCGTGGGTGTACTCGCTGATGGCGCTGAACCTGCTCGGCTACGGCGTCGACCACCCGGTGATGCGCAAGGGCATCGAGGGCCTGGACCGGTTCACGATCCGCGACGAGCGCGGACGCCGCCTGGAGGCCTGCCAGTCCCCGGTGTGGGACACCGTCCTGGCCATGACCGCGCTGCGTGACGCCGACCTGCCCGAGGACCACCCGGCGCTGGTGAGGGCCGCCGACTGGGTGCTGGGGGAGGAGATCACCAACCCCGGCGACTGGTCGGTGCGCCGCCCGCGCGTGGCCCCCGGCGGCTGGGCCTTCGAGTTCGACAACGACGGCTACCCCGACGTCGACGACACCGCCGAGGTGCTGATCGCCCTGAACCGCGTCGCGCACCCCGACGCGCCCGCCGCGATCCGGCGCGGCGTGGAGTGGCTGGAGGGCATGGCCAGCAAGGACGGCGGCTACGGCGCCTTCGACGCCGACAACACCCGCACCCTGGCGCTCAAGCTGCCGTTCTGCGACTTCGGCGCGGTCATCGACCCGCCGACCGCCGACGTCACCGCGCACACCCTGGAGGCCTATGCGGCACTGGGCCGCGCCGGCTCCCCGGCCTCGCGGCGCGCGCTGGACTGGCTGGTGCGCGCGCAGGAGAGCGACGGATCCTGGTTCGGGCGCTGGGGCGCCAACCACGTCTACGGCACCGGTGCGGCGGTCCCGGCGATGGTCGCGGCCGGCGTGGACCCGCAGGACGAGATGGTCCGCCGCGCCGTCCGCTGGCTCGAGGAGCACCAGAACGACGACGGCGGCTGGGGTGAGGACCTGCGCTCCTACCGCGACAAGCGGTGGATCGGGCGCGGCGTCTCGACGGCTTCGCAGACCGCCTGGGCACTGCTGGCGTTGCTGGCGGCGGGGGAGGAGCGCGGGACGGCGGCCGAGCACGGCGTCCGGTTCCTGGTGCGCACACAGCGCCCGGACGGGACGTGGGACGAGGACCACTACACCGGGACCGGTTTCCCGGGGGACTTCTACCTGAACTACCACCTGTACCGGTTGGTCTTCCCGATCAACGCGCTGGGGCGGTATGTGAGGGCTTTGGGGGCTCTGACATGA
- the hpnC gene encoding squalene synthase HpnC, protein MLKASRLDSASGPGPRAASATRPGAGDPAMPPERTIRENFPVALRILPARHRVALGAVYRYARLIDDIGDEAPPAERGRLFDLVDRDIDRIFAGTAPELPALRAIGAVAREHGIPEAPLRKLVQANRQDQEIHRYATWDQLVEYCALSADPVGHLVLHVFDAASPERLALSDHICTALQVIEHCQDVAEDFADGRVYLPADDLRLFGCTDADLGAATTPTRLRGVVARNAERAAALLDDGAPLIGKLDGWARIAVAGYLAGGRATLAALRGGAYDVHAARLRPGRARTLGEALLILGRDVTK, encoded by the coding sequence ATGCTGAAGGCCAGCCGGCTCGACTCCGCTAGCGGACCCGGTCCGCGGGCGGCGAGTGCCACGCGTCCGGGCGCCGGCGATCCGGCCATGCCGCCCGAGCGGACCATCCGCGAGAACTTCCCGGTGGCGCTGCGCATCCTCCCGGCCCGGCACCGGGTGGCGCTCGGTGCGGTCTACCGGTACGCCCGCCTGATCGACGACATCGGCGACGAGGCGCCGCCGGCCGAGCGCGGGCGGCTGTTCGACCTGGTGGACCGGGACATCGACCGGATCTTCGCCGGCACCGCCCCGGAGCTGCCGGCGCTGCGCGCCATCGGCGCCGTGGCCCGGGAGCACGGGATCCCGGAGGCGCCGCTGCGCAAGCTGGTCCAGGCCAACCGCCAGGACCAGGAGATCCACCGCTACGCCACCTGGGACCAGCTCGTCGAGTACTGCGCGCTGTCCGCGGACCCGGTCGGGCACCTGGTGCTGCACGTGTTCGACGCCGCGTCCCCGGAGCGGCTCGCGCTGTCCGACCACATCTGCACCGCCCTGCAGGTCATCGAGCACTGCCAGGACGTCGCCGAGGACTTCGCCGACGGCCGGGTCTACCTGCCCGCCGACGACCTGCGGCTGTTCGGCTGCACCGACGCCGACCTGGGCGCCGCCACCACCCCGACCAGGCTGCGCGGCGTGGTGGCCCGCAACGCCGAGCGCGCCGCGGCGCTGCTGGACGACGGCGCCCCGCTGATCGGCAAGCTCGACGGCTGGGCCCGGATCGCGGTCGCCGGCTACCTGGCCGGCGGCCGCGCCACCCTGGCGGCGCTGCGCGGCGGCGCCTACGACGTGCATGCCGCCCGCCTGCGCCCCGGCCGCGCGCGGACGCTCGGCGAAGCCCTGCTGATCCTCGGAAGGGACGTGACCAAGTGA
- a CDS encoding glycosyltransferase, whose protein sequence is MPHALLLSGSLGQGHDVMAAACADSLHDRGWTTATVDAMALLGRRSGAAGEAVFRRLLAVPGVYDAFHFSALRPGTRLARSTEKAAVSRLAPRVRDLLDRRPTGLVVSVFSTAAGAVDALHRDGVAVPPHMVFCTDVTPHRLWVHDSTDLFLVTSETAAAGVRRYRPGARTVVAPAPLRTPFYSPPSKQEAREEFRIPPDARCVLLMSGSWGLGPVAEAAAALGRAGVHVLAVAGRNKELEARLQEVQRREPRVRALGYSDRVPALMAAADLVVTSSGDTCSEARAIGRRLLLLDVVPGHGRDNLQHELELGYADVTGAAPRDVVRAALAALERETPKPSAGSVRAPWETAFGAALNSVGLS, encoded by the coding sequence ATGCCGCACGCGTTGCTGCTGTCCGGGTCCTTGGGCCAGGGGCACGACGTGATGGCGGCAGCCTGCGCGGACTCGCTGCACGACCGCGGCTGGACCACGGCGACCGTGGACGCGATGGCTCTGCTCGGCCGCCGGTCCGGCGCGGCGGGGGAGGCGGTGTTCCGGCGGCTGCTGGCGGTGCCGGGGGTGTACGACGCGTTCCACTTCTCCGCGCTGCGCCCCGGCACCCGCCTGGCCCGCTCCACCGAGAAGGCCGCGGTCTCCCGGCTGGCGCCGCGCGTGCGTGATCTGCTCGACCGGCGCCCGACCGGGCTGGTGGTGTCGGTGTTCTCCACGGCCGCCGGTGCGGTCGACGCCCTGCACCGCGACGGCGTCGCTGTCCCGCCGCACATGGTGTTCTGCACCGACGTCACCCCGCACCGGCTGTGGGTGCACGACAGCACCGACCTGTTCCTGGTGACCTCCGAGACCGCCGCCGCGGGCGTGCGCCGCTACCGCCCCGGCGCCCGGACCGTGGTCGCCCCGGCCCCGCTGCGGACACCGTTCTACTCACCGCCGAGCAAGCAGGAAGCGCGCGAGGAGTTCCGCATCCCGCCGGACGCGCGCTGCGTGCTGCTGATGAGCGGCAGCTGGGGCCTGGGCCCGGTCGCCGAGGCGGCGGCCGCGCTCGGTCGGGCGGGCGTGCACGTGCTCGCGGTCGCGGGACGCAACAAAGAGCTGGAAGCGCGGCTGCAAGAGGTGCAGCGGCGCGAGCCGCGCGTCCGGGCGCTGGGGTACTCCGACCGGGTGCCGGCGCTGATGGCGGCGGCCGACCTGGTGGTCACCAGCTCGGGCGACACCTGCAGCGAGGCGCGCGCCATCGGGCGGCGGCTGTTGCTGCTGGACGTGGTGCCCGGGCACGGCCGCGACAACCTGCAGCACGAGCTGGAGCTCGGGTACGCGGACGTCACCGGCGCCGCGCCGCGGGACGTGGTGCGCGCGGCACTGGCGGCGCTGGAGCGGGAGACGCCGAAGCCCTCGGCGGGCTCGGTGCGGGCGCCGTGGGAGACGGCTTTCGGGGCGGCGCTGAACAGCGTGGGGTTGTCGTGA
- the hpnD gene encoding presqualene diphosphate synthase HpnD, with the protein MDPQAAYEHCERVVRSRARNFAYGIRLLPTTKRQALSAVYAFARRVDDIGDGSQTRGERLAQLDTARQELHRIEEHPEDPVLVALADAAKRHPIPLAAFDELIDGCEADVRGTDYATADELTFYCRCVAGSIGRLSLGVYGVDPARLDEASGYADSLGVALQLTNILRDIREDGLMGRVYLPADELVRHGCTLKIDEHDRFVDDEADLAALVRDQAASARGWYDTGLKLLPLLDRRSAACTAAMAGIYRRLLIRIAEQPISALNARMSLPAWEKGVVAARALAGVTP; encoded by the coding sequence ATCGACCCGCAAGCCGCCTACGAGCACTGCGAACGGGTGGTCCGCTCCCGGGCCCGGAACTTCGCGTACGGCATCCGCCTGCTGCCCACCACCAAGCGGCAGGCGCTGTCCGCCGTCTACGCCTTCGCCCGGCGCGTCGACGACATCGGCGACGGCTCGCAGACCCGCGGCGAGCGCCTGGCGCAGCTGGACACCGCGCGCCAGGAGCTGCACCGCATCGAGGAGCACCCCGAGGACCCGGTGCTGGTCGCGCTGGCCGACGCCGCGAAGCGGCACCCGATCCCGCTGGCCGCCTTCGACGAACTCATCGACGGCTGCGAGGCCGACGTCCGGGGCACCGACTACGCCACCGCCGACGAGCTGACCTTCTACTGCCGCTGCGTCGCGGGCTCCATCGGCCGGCTCTCGCTCGGCGTCTACGGCGTCGATCCCGCCCGCCTGGACGAGGCCTCCGGCTACGCCGACTCCCTCGGCGTCGCGCTCCAGCTGACCAACATCCTGCGCGACATCCGCGAGGACGGCCTCATGGGCCGCGTCTACCTGCCGGCCGACGAACTGGTCCGGCACGGCTGCACCCTGAAGATCGACGAGCACGACCGCTTCGTCGACGACGAGGCCGACCTGGCCGCGCTGGTCCGCGACCAGGCGGCCAGCGCCCGCGGCTGGTACGACACCGGGCTGAAACTGCTGCCGCTGCTGGACCGGCGCAGCGCCGCCTGCACCGCGGCCATGGCCGGGATCTACCGCCGGCTGCTCATCCGCATCGCCGAGCAGCCGATCAGCGCCCTGAACGCCCGCATGTCGCTCCCGGCCTGGGAGAAGGGCGTGGTCGCGGCCCGCGCGCTGGCCGGGGTGACGCCGTGA
- the hpnH gene encoding adenosyl-hopene transferase HpnH, with product MGMPVRQSIRIGSYILGNKLRRREKFPLLVELEPLFACNLACAGCGKIQHPADVLKRRMPVEQALAAMRECGAPMVSIAGGEPLMHPQIGEMVDELVKMKRYVFLCTNALLIPKKLDRFKPSRYFTWVVHLDGLRERHDQSVCKEGVFDEAVAAVRELRRRGFRVTTNTTFFDTDSPQDVIDILDYLNDDLRVDQMMISPGYAYEKAPDQDHFLPVKQTREVFRKAFANGNRQRWRLNHSPLFLDFLEGKTDFPCTAWAIPSYSLFGWQKPCYLMSDGYAKTYKELLEETDWDSYGRGNDPRCANCMAHCGYEPTAVFATVGSLRESVRALREG from the coding sequence ATGGGAATGCCGGTCCGCCAGAGCATCCGCATCGGAAGCTACATCCTGGGCAACAAGCTGCGCCGCCGCGAGAAGTTCCCCCTGCTGGTGGAGCTCGAGCCGCTGTTCGCCTGCAACCTGGCCTGCGCCGGCTGCGGCAAGATCCAGCACCCGGCGGACGTCCTGAAGCGCCGCATGCCGGTCGAGCAGGCCCTGGCCGCGATGCGCGAATGCGGCGCGCCGATGGTCTCGATCGCCGGCGGCGAGCCGCTGATGCACCCGCAGATCGGCGAAATGGTCGACGAGCTGGTGAAGATGAAGCGCTACGTGTTCCTGTGCACGAACGCACTGCTGATCCCGAAGAAGCTGGACCGCTTCAAGCCCTCGCGGTACTTCACCTGGGTGGTGCACCTGGACGGACTGCGCGAGCGCCACGACCAGTCGGTCTGCAAGGAAGGCGTCTTCGACGAGGCGGTGGCGGCGGTCCGCGAGCTGCGCCGCCGCGGCTTCCGGGTGACGACGAACACGACGTTCTTCGACACGGACTCGCCGCAGGACGTGATCGACATCCTGGACTACCTGAACGACGACCTCCGCGTCGACCAGATGATGATCAGCCCCGGGTACGCCTACGAGAAGGCACCGGACCAGGACCACTTCCTGCCGGTGAAGCAGACCCGCGAAGTCTTCCGCAAGGCGTTCGCGAACGGGAACAGGCAGCGGTGGCGCCTGAACCACAGCCCGCTGTTCCTGGACTTCCTGGAGGGGAAGACGGACTTCCCGTGCACGGCCTGGGCCATCCCGAGCTACTCGCTGTTCGGCTGGCAGAAGCCGTGCTACCTGATGTCGGACGGCTACGCGAAGACGTACAAGGAACTTCTGGAGGAGACCGACTGGGACAGCTACGGCCGCGGCAACGACCCGCGCTGCGCGAACTGCATGGCGCACTGCGGATATGAGCCGACGGCGGTCTTCGCGACAGTGGGGTCTTTGCGGGAGTCGGTGCGGGCTCTGCGGGAGGGATAG
- the hpnE gene encoding hydroxysqualene dehydroxylase HpnE, with the protein MSVAVVGGGLAGIAAAVALQESGIDVELYEARPRLGGATHSFQRAGSDGGPDLTVDNGQHVMLRAFTAYRGLLQRLGTAHGIDLQDRFDLRILTPDERPEARLRRTGLPGPLHLLPALATYSLLSPAERLRAASASLAMRKVDPADPHVDAMSLGYWLDRHGQSDRTRRYLWELFVTAALNCGVDEASLGLSAMVIQKALLGRADAADIGVPRIPLGELHGRAAEKTLRGVHLKTKVEQVVSGNRLVVDGFPVDAEAVIVAVPHPAAAALVPEAACPDRASWAGLASSPIVDVHVLYDRPVLDSPFAAVVDSPVQWVFDRTGAAGLEPGHGQGQYVSSVVSAAGQWIDAPVAQIREAFLPALAEALPQARRARVAEFFVTRERHATFRQTPGSGALRPAAETAVPGLFLAGAWTATGWPDTMEGAVRSGLTAARLCRRHLQKGNVR; encoded by the coding sequence GTGAGCGTGGCGGTGGTCGGCGGCGGCCTGGCCGGCATCGCGGCGGCCGTCGCGCTCCAGGAGTCCGGGATCGACGTGGAGCTGTACGAGGCCCGTCCGCGCCTGGGCGGGGCCACGCACTCCTTCCAACGCGCGGGCTCCGACGGCGGCCCGGACCTGACCGTGGACAACGGCCAGCATGTGATGCTGCGCGCCTTCACCGCCTACCGCGGCCTGCTGCAGCGCCTGGGCACCGCGCACGGCATCGACCTGCAGGACCGCTTCGACCTGCGGATCCTGACCCCCGACGAGCGCCCCGAGGCCCGCCTGCGGCGCACCGGCCTGCCCGGCCCGCTGCACCTGCTCCCGGCGCTGGCCACCTACTCCCTGCTCTCCCCGGCCGAGCGGCTGCGCGCCGCCTCGGCCTCTCTGGCGATGCGCAAGGTCGACCCGGCAGACCCGCATGTGGACGCGATGAGCCTGGGCTACTGGCTCGACCGGCACGGCCAGAGCGACCGCACCCGCCGCTACCTGTGGGAGCTGTTCGTCACCGCGGCGCTGAACTGCGGCGTGGACGAGGCCTCGCTCGGGCTGTCGGCGATGGTGATTCAGAAGGCGCTGCTCGGCCGGGCCGACGCCGCCGACATCGGCGTCCCGCGCATCCCGCTGGGCGAGCTGCACGGCCGCGCCGCCGAGAAGACGCTGCGCGGCGTGCACCTGAAGACCAAGGTCGAGCAGGTCGTCTCCGGGAACCGGCTGGTCGTGGACGGCTTCCCGGTGGACGCCGAGGCGGTGATCGTCGCGGTGCCGCATCCGGCCGCCGCCGCGCTGGTGCCCGAGGCGGCGTGCCCGGACCGGGCGAGCTGGGCGGGCCTGGCGTCCTCGCCGATCGTCGACGTGCACGTGCTCTACGACCGCCCCGTTCTGGACTCCCCGTTCGCCGCCGTCGTCGACTCCCCGGTGCAGTGGGTCTTCGACCGCACCGGCGCCGCTGGGCTCGAACCCGGACACGGCCAGGGCCAGTACGTGAGCAGCGTCGTGTCCGCGGCCGGGCAGTGGATCGACGCGCCGGTCGCGCAGATCCGGGAGGCGTTCCTGCCGGCGCTGGCCGAGGCGCTGCCGCAGGCCCGGCGCGCGCGGGTCGCGGAGTTCTTCGTCACCCGCGAGCGGCACGCCACGTTCCGCCAGACGCCGGGCTCAGGGGCCCTGCGGCCGGCCGCCGAGACCGCCGTACCAGGGCTCTTCCTCGCCGGCGCGTGGACCGCCACGGGCTGGCCCGACACCATGGAGGGCGCGGTGCGCAGCGGACTGACGGCCGCCCGCCTGTGCCGTCGCCACCTGCAGAAAGGCAACGTCCGATGA
- a CDS encoding NAD-dependent epimerase/dehydratase family protein has product MRTVVTGGCGFIGSHVVDALVEAGHEVVVVDSRISKLNPAAEYRQADILDLAGLTTALDGGEVVFHLAAAADVGQVTDDPVRALRLNVEGTGTTLEAARRVGMNRFVLASTVWVYGAAHTDGEGGGAGLAELTEDVPFDLRRSGHLYVATKLAAEMAVQSYRELYGQHFTILRYGIPYGPRMRDALVVAKFVQAALAGQPITIAGEGRQTRNYVYVRDLAAAHVLALSPTAEDETIALEGTIPISVRDIADTVDGLLGPITVEHVPARAADYAGTRISNAKAKRLLGWSPTTGFTEGVRRYAEWYRAETR; this is encoded by the coding sequence ATGCGCACGGTCGTCACCGGGGGCTGCGGTTTCATCGGCTCGCACGTCGTCGACGCGCTCGTCGAGGCCGGCCACGAGGTCGTGGTCGTGGACAGCCGGATCAGCAAGCTCAACCCGGCCGCCGAGTACCGGCAGGCCGACATCCTGGACCTGGCCGGCCTGACCACGGCGCTGGACGGCGGCGAGGTGGTCTTCCACCTGGCCGCCGCCGCCGACGTCGGGCAGGTCACCGACGACCCGGTCCGCGCTCTGCGGCTGAACGTCGAGGGCACCGGCACCACCTTGGAGGCCGCCCGGCGCGTCGGCATGAACCGGTTCGTGCTGGCCAGCACGGTGTGGGTGTACGGGGCCGCGCACACCGACGGCGAGGGCGGCGGCGCCGGTCTGGCCGAACTGACCGAGGACGTCCCGTTCGACCTGCGGCGCAGCGGCCACCTCTACGTCGCCACCAAGCTCGCCGCGGAGATGGCCGTGCAGAGCTACCGCGAGCTGTACGGCCAGCACTTCACGATCCTGCGCTACGGCATCCCCTACGGCCCGCGCATGCGCGACGCCCTGGTCGTGGCCAAGTTCGTGCAGGCGGCGCTGGCCGGGCAGCCGATCACCATCGCCGGCGAGGGCCGCCAGACCCGCAACTACGTCTACGTCCGGGACCTGGCCGCCGCGCACGTGCTCGCGCTGTCCCCGACCGCCGAGGACGAGACCATCGCGCTGGAGGGCACCATCCCGATCTCGGTCCGGGACATCGCCGACACCGTGGACGGCCTGCTCGGCCCGATCACCGTCGAGCACGTCCCGGCGCGCGCCGCGGACTACGCCGGCACACGGATCTCCAACGCCAAGGCCAAGCGGCTGCTGGGCTGGTCGCCGACCACCGGGTTCACCGAGGGTGTGCGGCGCTACGCCGAGTGGTACCGGGCCGAGACACGCTGA
- a CDS encoding polysaccharide deacetylase family protein, translating into MRSVAVAAAGAAIGAAGLGLAHVGPAASWLPPVRRRFWPALDARGRADHVALTFDDGPDPVSTPRFWDLLDELDVRATFFVLGSRAARHPEVVAETAARGHEVAVHGWTHQPQWLPSPQRDVTELRLARDVVEQACGARPVWFRPPFGVLTTGLWRAARRAELRPVLWGAWGRDWEEDRSAAEVRHTVLGSVRGGTTVLLHDTAPDGRGEAWRTTLEALPGIVERCRGAGWNVGTLAEHF; encoded by the coding sequence ATGCGTTCGGTGGCTGTCGCGGCGGCGGGCGCGGCGATCGGCGCGGCCGGGCTGGGCCTGGCGCACGTCGGGCCCGCCGCGAGCTGGCTGCCGCCGGTGCGCCGGCGCTTCTGGCCGGCGCTGGACGCCCGGGGGCGGGCCGACCACGTGGCGCTGACCTTCGACGACGGGCCGGACCCGGTCAGCACGCCGCGCTTCTGGGACCTGCTGGACGAGCTGGACGTGCGCGCGACGTTCTTCGTGCTGGGCTCGCGGGCGGCACGGCACCCCGAGGTGGTCGCCGAGACCGCGGCGCGCGGGCACGAGGTGGCGGTGCACGGCTGGACGCACCAGCCGCAGTGGCTGCCCAGCCCGCAGCGGGACGTGACCGAGCTGCGGCTGGCCCGGGACGTGGTGGAGCAGGCCTGCGGGGCGCGGCCGGTGTGGTTCCGGCCCCCGTTCGGGGTGCTGACCACGGGGTTGTGGCGGGCGGCGCGGCGGGCCGAGCTGCGGCCGGTGCTGTGGGGCGCGTGGGGCCGGGACTGGGAGGAGGACCGGTCGGCCGCCGAGGTGCGGCACACGGTGCTCGGCTCGGTGCGCGGGGGTACCACGGTGCTGCTGCACGACACGGCGCCGGACGGACGCGGGGAGGCTTGGCGGACGACGCTGGAGGCGCTGCCGGGGATCGTCGAGCGCTGCCGGGGCGCCGGGTGGAACGTGGGGACGCTCGCGGAGCACTTCTGA
- a CDS encoding polyprenyl synthetase family protein has protein sequence MTVVPHAVTAGRELVEAAMRAAVERLDPRMRRVAAYHFGWVEADGSAPKGPAGGKALRPAMALLSGRAAGADMARVVPAAVAVEFVHAFSLLHDDVMDNDRMRRHRPAAWTVFGVPAAILAGDALLALAEEVLLDRGTTGAHRAARHIAATTRKLIAGQALDLGFETRTDVSLDECTVMSMDKTAALFACSCSIGAVLAEAPNRLALALSGFGEDLGLAFQLVDDLLGIWGEPEVTGKPVLNDLRSRKKSLPVTAALGAGTPASARLALLYTQTEPLTEPQLVQAAALIEEAGGRAWAESAADARIAAAEARLATADIPDDVRAEFLAVARFVTHRDN, from the coding sequence ATGACAGTCGTCCCGCACGCCGTGACCGCCGGCCGCGAGCTGGTCGAGGCGGCCATGCGCGCCGCCGTCGAACGGCTGGACCCCCGGATGCGCCGGGTCGCGGCGTACCACTTCGGCTGGGTCGAGGCCGACGGCTCGGCGCCGAAGGGCCCGGCCGGCGGCAAGGCCCTGCGGCCGGCGATGGCGCTGCTGTCCGGCCGGGCCGCCGGCGCCGACATGGCGCGCGTGGTGCCGGCCGCGGTCGCGGTCGAGTTCGTGCACGCCTTCTCCCTGCTGCACGACGACGTCATGGACAACGACCGCATGCGCCGGCACCGCCCGGCCGCCTGGACCGTCTTCGGCGTCCCGGCCGCGATCCTGGCCGGCGACGCGCTGCTGGCGCTGGCCGAGGAGGTGCTGCTGGACCGCGGCACCACCGGCGCGCACCGGGCCGCCCGGCACATAGCCGCCACCACCCGCAAACTCATCGCCGGCCAGGCGCTCGACCTGGGCTTCGAGACCCGCACCGACGTCTCGCTGGACGAGTGCACGGTGATGTCGATGGACAAGACCGCGGCGCTGTTCGCCTGCTCCTGCTCGATCGGCGCGGTGCTGGCCGAGGCGCCGAACCGGCTGGCCCTGGCGCTGTCCGGGTTCGGCGAGGACCTGGGCCTGGCCTTCCAGCTGGTCGACGACCTGCTCGGCATCTGGGGCGAGCCGGAGGTGACCGGCAAGCCGGTGCTCAACGACCTGCGCTCACGCAAGAAGTCGCTGCCGGTGACCGCGGCGCTCGGCGCCGGCACCCCGGCCTCGGCCCGGCTGGCCCTGCTGTACACGCAGACCGAGCCGCTGACCGAACCGCAGCTGGTCCAGGCCGCGGCCCTGATCGAGGAGGCCGGCGGCCGGGCCTGGGCCGAGTCCGCCGCCGACGCCCGGATCGCCGCCGCCGAGGCCCGGCTGGCCACCGCCGACATCCCGGACGACGTGCGCGCCGAGTTCCTGGCCGTGGCGCGCTTCGTCACCCACCGGGACAACTAG